The following coding sequences are from one Campylobacter sp. RM16187 window:
- the mnmG gene encoding tRNA uridine-5-carboxymethylaminomethyl(34) synthesis enzyme MnmG, whose amino-acid sequence MAAAKMGKKTLLITILAEQIGAASCNPAIGGLAKGHLVKEIDALGGAMGLATDATGIQFRVLNESKGPAVRGSRAQIDMDRYRVYMRNLLLNTPNLEISQEIATEILTNNGEITGVKTHLDNTYHTKKLIITTGTFLNGLIHVGFNKLEAGRVGELSSTNLSSSLASLGLKMGRLKTGTCPRIDAKTIDFSVLEKQGGDENPKPFSFRTENFNPTQLPCYIAYTNDITHETIRSNFDKAPLFTGQIEGVGPRYCPSIEDKINRFADKERHHLFIEPQTLEATEYYINGFSTSLPYEVQVKMLRSVKGFEKARIVRHGYAIEYDYVEPTELKHSLETKKIKGLYLAGQINGTTGYEEAGAQGLMAGINAVLSLEEKEPLVLRRDEAYIGVMIDDLVTKGTKEPYRMFTSRAEYRLLLREDNAILRLGSYGRELGLIDEKTYEKIENIKTNLANGLEILESRELTPSKENLAMLASLDEDIISEKITLQKIVARKSFTEEKLRKLDEFFENLDEASLEQILIECKYKHYINEQKNQIDKMKDMMSVKIPEGFSFRGISGLSNEVVEKLEKFAPPTLFAASEISGITPAAIDILHIYIRQFSKKQ is encoded by the coding sequence ATGGCGGCTGCAAAAATGGGCAAAAAAACACTTCTTATAACAATTTTAGCAGAGCAAATCGGTGCAGCAAGCTGTAATCCCGCAATCGGCGGACTGGCAAAAGGCCATCTTGTAAAAGAGATAGACGCACTAGGCGGAGCTATGGGGCTTGCAACGGACGCTACGGGAATTCAGTTTCGCGTGTTAAATGAGAGCAAGGGCCCTGCGGTTCGTGGCTCAAGAGCGCAGATCGATATGGATAGATACCGTGTGTATATGCGAAATTTGCTCTTAAATACGCCGAATTTAGAAATTTCTCAAGAGATAGCAACCGAAATTTTAACTAATAACGGCGAGATAACAGGCGTAAAAACTCACCTTGATAACACCTATCACACCAAAAAGCTCATAATCACAACGGGAACTTTTTTAAACGGGCTTATTCACGTGGGATTTAACAAGCTTGAAGCAGGTCGCGTTGGCGAGCTAAGCTCTACAAATTTAAGCTCAAGTCTTGCAAGCTTAGGGCTTAAAATGGGCAGACTAAAAACGGGAACTTGTCCAAGGATAGATGCTAAGACGATTGATTTTAGCGTGCTTGAAAAGCAAGGCGGGGATGAAAATCCAAAGCCGTTTAGCTTTAGAACCGAAAATTTTAACCCTACTCAGCTGCCTTGCTACATCGCTTATACAAACGACATCACACACGAAACTATCCGCTCAAATTTCGACAAAGCACCGCTTTTTACGGGACAGATTGAAGGGGTTGGGCCAAGATACTGCCCAAGCATAGAGGATAAGATAAATCGCTTTGCCGATAAAGAGCGCCACCATCTTTTCATAGAGCCTCAAACACTTGAAGCGACCGAATACTACATCAACGGCTTTTCAACGAGCCTTCCTTACGAGGTGCAAGTTAAGATGCTGCGCTCCGTAAAAGGCTTTGAAAAAGCTCGCATAGTTCGCCACGGATATGCTATCGAATACGACTACGTCGAGCCTACCGAGCTAAAACACAGCTTAGAGACCAAAAAGATAAAGGGGCTTTACTTAGCAGGTCAGATAAACGGCACTACAGGCTATGAAGAGGCAGGCGCGCAAGGGCTAATGGCAGGCATAAACGCTGTTTTAAGCTTAGAAGAAAAAGAGCCTTTGGTATTGCGCCGCGATGAAGCGTATATCGGCGTAATGATAGATGATCTGGTTACAAAAGGTACAAAAGAGCCTTATAGAATGTTTACAAGCCGCGCCGAATACCGCTTGCTTTTGCGCGAGGATAACGCAATCTTAAGACTTGGTTCTTACGGGCGCGAGCTTGGTCTAATAGACGAAAAAACCTATGAAAAGATAGAAAACATAAAGACAAATTTGGCTAACGGACTTGAAATTTTAGAGAGTCGCGAACTAACTCCGTCAAAAGAAAATTTAGCCATGCTTGCAAGCTTAGATGAAGATATCATCAGCGAAAAAATAACGCTTCAAAAGATAGTTGCCAGAAAGAGCTTTACCGAAGAAAAGCTGCGAAAACTAGATGAATTTTTTGAGAATTTAGACGAAGCTAGCTTGGAGCAAATTTTGATCGAGTGCAAATACAAGCACTACATAAACGAGCAAAAAAATCAGATCGACAAGATGAAAGATATGATGAGCGTTAAAATCCCTGAAGGCTTTAGCTTCCGCGGTATCAGCGGACTTAGTAATGAGGTAGTCGAGAAGCTTGAGAAATTTGCGCCGCCTACTCTCTTTGCAGCAAGTGAAATTTCAGGCATTACGCCGGCAGCTATCGACATCTTACATATCTATATTAGGCAATTTAGTAAAAAACAATAA
- a CDS encoding nitric-oxide reductase large subunit gives MGEYKKYWLALIGVLIFAFGILGYYGVEVYRQSPPIVSFVDDEGKVFIEEESIYKGQEAWQSIGGMQLGSVWGHGAYQAPDWSADWLHKELVAFLDIKANKLYNKKYDELSDEKKAELKVMLKKEYRTNTVKNDTIVLSKDRIKAIDTVRQEYLSLFGDDPKFDKLREAYAMKTNTLPALQNRKELNDFFFWTAWATATNRPNSDVTYTNNWPHEPLIDNVPSSENIFWSVASFVILLAGIGFLVWFSSFYGAKEDEKLEAITQDPLKKLELTPSQKALPKYLFVAVALFVFQFMMGGFVAHYTVEGQEFYGIDVSQYIPYSLARTWHIQASIFWIATGFLAAGLFLAPIINGGKDPKYQKLGVDLLFYALLFLVVGSFAGQYLAIANIMPINLSFWLGHQGYEFIELGRIWQIILFVGLVIWMVLLLRGFVGGFKAGGDKNLLAIFAASAIAVGLFYGAGLFYGQRSPIPVMEYWRWWVVHLWVEGFFEVFATASLAFVFVSLGLASKKMATFATLASASIFMIGGIPGTFHHLYFSGTTTPIMAVGASFSALEVVPLVLLGYEAFQHYRMQFAQTWAKTLKWPLYCFIAVAFWNMLGAGVFGFLINPPIALFYIQGLNTTPVHAHAALFGVYGFLALGFIWLAAIYIYKDKEFNDTLMKVGFWSLNWGLMLMILTSLLPIGIYQAVASLEVGMWYARSAEFLQSEHLQMLRWIRMIGDTIFIVGGICFFIQICKFIFGKPALKA, from the coding sequence ATGGGCGAATACAAAAAGTATTGGTTAGCGCTGATCGGCGTTTTGATCTTTGCCTTTGGCATTTTAGGCTACTATGGAGTGGAGGTTTATAGACAATCACCACCCATAGTTAGCTTCGTAGATGATGAAGGAAAGGTGTTTATAGAGGAGGAGAGTATCTATAAGGGTCAAGAGGCGTGGCAGAGCATAGGAGGTATGCAGCTTGGCTCAGTTTGGGGGCATGGGGCTTATCAGGCGCCTGATTGGAGTGCGGATTGGCTGCATAAAGAGCTTGTGGCGTTTTTGGACATAAAGGCAAATAAGCTCTACAACAAAAAATATGACGAGCTAAGCGATGAGAAAAAGGCGGAGCTTAAGGTAATGCTTAAAAAAGAGTATCGCACAAATACTGTTAAAAACGATACTATAGTTTTAAGTAAAGATAGGATTAAAGCCATAGATACGGTAAGGCAGGAGTATCTATCTCTTTTTGGAGATGATCCTAAATTTGATAAGCTAAGAGAAGCTTACGCGATGAAGACAAATACGCTTCCGGCCCTGCAAAATCGCAAAGAGCTAAACGACTTCTTCTTTTGGACGGCTTGGGCGACGGCTACAAATCGCCCAAATAGCGATGTGACATATACGAACAACTGGCCGCATGAGCCTTTGATAGATAATGTTCCAAGCAGTGAAAATATATTCTGGTCGGTTGCAAGTTTTGTTATATTGCTAGCCGGTATCGGATTTTTGGTGTGGTTTTCATCTTTTTACGGAGCTAAAGAGGATGAAAAGCTTGAAGCCATCACTCAAGATCCGCTTAAAAAGCTTGAGCTAACCCCTTCTCAAAAAGCGCTTCCGAAATATCTCTTTGTCGCGGTGGCGCTCTTTGTATTTCAGTTTATGATGGGCGGATTTGTGGCTCACTATACGGTCGAAGGGCAGGAATTTTACGGTATTGACGTATCTCAATACATCCCTTACTCGCTAGCTAGAACTTGGCATATACAAGCTAGTATCTTTTGGATAGCTACGGGATTTTTGGCTGCGGGATTATTCTTAGCTCCTATCATAAACGGAGGAAAAGATCCTAAATACCAAAAACTAGGCGTTGATCTTTTATTTTACGCACTTTTATTCTTGGTTGTAGGCAGTTTTGCGGGACAATATCTAGCTATCGCAAACATAATGCCTATAAATTTAAGCTTCTGGCTTGGGCATCAAGGGTATGAATTTATAGAGCTTGGAAGAATTTGGCAGATAATTCTCTTTGTAGGACTTGTTATATGGATGGTGCTTTTGCTTCGCGGCTTTGTGGGCGGATTTAAAGCCGGCGGAGATAAAAATTTACTCGCTATATTTGCAGCTTCTGCCATAGCCGTAGGGTTGTTTTACGGAGCGGGGCTATTTTACGGTCAAAGAAGCCCGATTCCTGTTATGGAGTACTGGCGCTGGTGGGTGGTTCATCTTTGGGTTGAAGGATTTTTCGAGGTATTTGCTACGGCTTCGTTAGCTTTTGTCTTTGTTAGTCTTGGGCTTGCTTCAAAGAAAATGGCTACATTTGCAACGCTTGCAAGTGCGAGTATATTTATGATAGGAGGAATTCCGGGAACTTTCCACCACTTGTATTTTTCAGGAACTACGACGCCTATAATGGCTGTTGGAGCTAGCTTTTCGGCTCTTGAGGTAGTGCCTTTGGTGCTGCTTGGATATGAGGCTTTCCAGCACTATAGGATGCAGTTTGCTCAAACATGGGCAAAGACGCTTAAATGGCCGCTTTACTGCTTTATCGCCGTTGCGTTTTGGAATATGCTAGGTGCGGGCGTATTTGGATTTTTGATAAATCCTCCGATAGCTTTATTTTATATCCAAGGGCTAAATACAACTCCTGTTCACGCACATGCGGCGCTATTTGGCGTGTATGGATTTTTAGCGCTTGGCTTTATTTGGCTGGCCGCTATTTATATCTATAAGGATAAAGAGTTTAACGATACTCTTATGAAGGTTGGATTTTGGTCACTAAACTGGGGACTTATGCTCATGATCTTAACCTCGCTTTTGCCTATAGGAATTTATCAAGCCGTAGCAAGTCTTGAAGTGGGTATGTGGTATGCAAGAAGCGCTGAGTTTTTGCAAAGCGAACACCTTCAAATGCTAAGATGGATAAGGATGATAGGCGACACGATATTTATAGTGGGCGGAATTTGCTTCTTTATACAAATTTGTAAATTTATATTTGGTAAGCCTGCGCTTAAGGCTTAA
- the nosZ gene encoding Sec-dependent nitrous-oxide reductase — MQKILKSSIITIAGLSMATSCMFGANDLQSIMKERNLSEKDVLSAAKTYQPSGRKDEYIVFSSGGQSGQVLVYGVPSMRIYKYIGVFTPEPWQGYGYDEESKKVLAGGMMRGKQITWGDTHHPALTEKNGEYVGDYLFINDKANPRIAVINLHDFETTQIVVNPVIKSEHGGSFVTPNTEYVIEASQYAAPFDNEYHPIEEYESVYRGAVTFWKFDYPKGKIDEKASFTLELPPYMQDLSDAGKGESMGWGFTNSFNSEMYTGGIEKGLPPFEAGMSRNDTDYLHVYNWQILEKLVQDEKNYKVINNHRVVPIEVAVKNNALFLIPEPKSPHGVDVSPDGRYIIIGGKLDTHASVYDFRKIKELIDKKEYAGTDPFGIPILDMKKSLHGQVELGLGPLHNSYDEKDGIVYTSLYVDSQIVKWDYKNLKALDRVNVHYNIGHLDTMEGKSSKPKGKYAIALDKLSIDRFNPVGPLHPQNHQLIDITGAKMELIYDMPIPLGEPHDVVSIAASKLKPAMTYKMGTNTRTGEQHEAMTLAGQERVERNGKDVKVYATMVRSHINPEHIEVNKGDNVTIYLTNLERAQDETHGFAVDMYNVHASVEPGKTASVSFVADQEGVFPYYCTEFCSALHLEMMGYLYVKDPNKKYESVKASKLKTLSPEALKAEYDKVIATNKATDDVIQSVVKYLQDKKYERFPEVKQLVEDALDQYSKIKDVKAKADESYKKGDVNNAILWEYQVWQYMVKTADVGLRAKNNLTKALATPMSPAAARGEEAYLKGGCNGCHVIGQVSSGPDLTGVLLRHENGEKWVFDFIKDPAKFYEDEYIKSMINFFNLRMPNQHMADPEIKDIIEYLKWIDENAAIN; from the coding sequence ATGCAAAAAATTTTAAAATCAAGCATTATAACGATTGCCGGACTTAGCATGGCTACTAGTTGTATGTTTGGCGCAAATGATTTGCAAAGCATTATGAAAGAACGTAATCTTAGCGAAAAAGACGTTCTTTCAGCAGCTAAAACTTACCAACCGAGCGGAAGAAAGGACGAATATATCGTATTTTCTTCCGGTGGCCAATCCGGCCAAGTGCTAGTTTATGGAGTTCCTTCAATGAGGATCTATAAATATATAGGTGTTTTCACGCCTGAGCCTTGGCAAGGATATGGCTATGATGAAGAGTCTAAAAAAGTTTTAGCCGGTGGAATGATGCGTGGTAAACAGATAACATGGGGCGATACTCACCACCCTGCTTTGACCGAGAAGAACGGAGAATACGTTGGAGACTATCTCTTTATAAACGATAAGGCAAATCCAAGAATAGCTGTTATAAATTTGCACGACTTTGAAACGACTCAAATCGTAGTAAATCCGGTAATTAAAAGCGAGCACGGAGGCAGCTTCGTTACTCCAAATACCGAATACGTAATAGAAGCTAGCCAATATGCGGCTCCGTTTGACAATGAATACCATCCGATAGAGGAATACGAATCTGTATACCGAGGAGCGGTTACGTTCTGGAAGTTTGATTATCCAAAAGGCAAGATAGATGAAAAAGCCTCTTTTACTCTTGAGCTTCCTCCTTATATGCAAGATCTAAGCGATGCCGGCAAGGGCGAATCTATGGGCTGGGGCTTTACAAATAGCTTTAACTCAGAGATGTATACAGGCGGTATTGAAAAAGGACTTCCTCCTTTTGAAGCGGGAATGAGTAGAAACGATACCGACTATCTTCACGTATATAACTGGCAAATTTTAGAAAAGCTGGTTCAAGATGAGAAGAATTATAAAGTTATAAATAATCACAGAGTTGTTCCTATTGAAGTAGCAGTTAAAAACAATGCCCTATTTTTAATTCCTGAGCCAAAATCTCCTCACGGAGTTGACGTAAGCCCTGACGGAAGATATATTATCATAGGCGGAAAGCTTGATACGCACGCTTCTGTTTATGATTTTAGAAAGATCAAAGAGCTAATCGATAAAAAAGAGTATGCCGGAACCGATCCTTTTGGAATACCTATTTTAGACATGAAAAAGAGTCTTCACGGACAAGTTGAGCTTGGCCTTGGACCACTCCATAACTCTTATGATGAAAAAGACGGAATTGTATATACATCACTTTACGTTGATTCACAAATTGTCAAATGGGATTATAAAAATTTAAAAGCATTAGACAGAGTAAATGTCCATTATAATATAGGACACCTTGATACCATGGAAGGTAAGTCATCTAAGCCAAAAGGCAAATACGCCATAGCGCTTGATAAGCTTTCAATTGATAGATTTAACCCTGTAGGACCTCTTCATCCTCAAAACCACCAGCTTATAGATATAACCGGTGCTAAAATGGAGTTAATCTACGATATGCCAATTCCTCTTGGCGAACCTCACGATGTTGTTTCAATTGCAGCAAGCAAACTAAAACCTGCTATGACTTATAAAATGGGTACAAACACCAGAACAGGAGAGCAGCACGAGGCTATGACTTTAGCCGGACAAGAAAGAGTTGAGCGCAACGGAAAAGATGTAAAAGTATATGCAACAATGGTAAGAAGCCATATAAATCCCGAACACATAGAAGTAAATAAAGGAGATAATGTAACTATTTACCTAACAAACCTAGAGCGTGCTCAAGACGAAACACACGGATTTGCTGTTGATATGTACAACGTTCATGCTTCAGTCGAGCCCGGCAAAACCGCCAGCGTAAGCTTTGTGGCCGATCAAGAAGGTGTATTTCCTTATTACTGCACCGAATTTTGTTCAGCGCTTCACTTAGAGATGATGGGCTATTTGTATGTCAAAGATCCAAATAAAAAATATGAGTCCGTAAAGGCAAGCAAGCTAAAAACTTTAAGCCCTGAAGCTCTTAAGGCGGAGTATGACAAAGTTATAGCGACAAACAAGGCTACAGACGATGTTATACAAAGCGTTGTTAAATACTTACAAGATAAGAAATACGAGAGATTCCCTGAGGTTAAACAGCTTGTAGAAGACGCGCTTGATCAGTACTCAAAGATCAAAGATGTTAAAGCAAAAGCCGATGAATCATACAAAAAAGGCGATGTAAATAACGCTATTTTATGGGAATATCAAGTATGGCAATACATGGTGAAAACAGCAGACGTTGGCTTAAGAGCGAAAAATAACCTTACAAAAGCACTTGCCACTCCAATGAGTCCTGCTGCTGCACGAGGTGAAGAGGCTTATTTAAAAGGTGGTTGTAACGGTTGCCACGTAATAGGCCAAGTAAGCTCAGGTCCTGACCTAACAGGCGTGCTACTAAGACATGAAAACGGCGAAAAATGGGTATTTGACTTCATCAAAGATCCGGCAAAATTCTATGAGGATGAATACATTAAATCGATGATTAACTTTTTCAATCTTAGAATGCCTAATCAGCATATGGCCGATCCTGAGATAAAAGATATCATCGAATACCTCAAATGGATAGATGAAAACGCGGCTATAAATTAA
- a CDS encoding cytochrome C — translation MSKYKIYTIIALVIMTVCFTIPVLGFHGAKAKISNNKELSSLTYKIYDLYTSFQYHNHLMPKDVASSLKKQIEQRAEIGTPSLPIWYVALEAPNYPKEAFPNGIPVYFHVDGYSGDVHEMNTINHYIGMYPMEHGGNVERAIAPYYLLISTLCMLAFLYYDGKGHSLLMVLPTIAPVLFMVAFAGWLYWYGHNMQEWGAFKIKPFMPTVLGDGKVAQFTTHSYPAIGFWAMIAMSVFCILAVFSKNKELREKRSRYA, via the coding sequence ATGAGTAAGTACAAAATTTATACTATTATCGCACTTGTTATTATGACCGTATGCTTTACTATACCCGTGCTTGGATTTCACGGTGCAAAAGCAAAAATTTCAAATAATAAAGAGCTAAGTAGTCTTACATATAAAATTTACGACCTTTATACATCGTTTCAATACCACAATCACCTAATGCCAAAAGACGTTGCGTCAAGCCTTAAAAAGCAGATAGAGCAACGAGCAGAGATAGGAACACCATCTCTTCCTATTTGGTATGTGGCATTAGAAGCGCCAAACTATCCAAAAGAGGCCTTTCCAAACGGAATCCCTGTATATTTTCACGTAGATGGTTATAGCGGTGATGTGCATGAAATGAATACTATAAATCACTACATAGGAATGTATCCTATGGAGCACGGTGGCAACGTAGAACGTGCCATAGCACCTTACTATCTGCTAATTTCTACTTTATGCATGCTTGCGTTTTTATACTATGACGGTAAAGGTCATTCTTTGCTTATGGTTCTTCCAACCATTGCTCCTGTTTTATTTATGGTGGCATTTGCCGGTTGGCTTTACTGGTATGGACATAACATGCAAGAGTGGGGAGCGTTTAAGATCAAGCCTTTTATGCCGACGGTTTTAGGAGACGGTAAAGTAGCGCAATTTACTACGCACTCTTATCCTGCTATCGGTTTTTGGGCGATGATTGCAATGAGCGTATTTTGCATACTGGCAGTATTTTCAAAAAATAAAGAGCTAAGAGAGAAGAGAAGTCGCTATGCTTAA
- a CDS encoding nitrous oxide reductase family maturation protein NosD — translation MLKILLCLLVFLNFLYSNPLQEAINSAEPGDIITLDDGIYEGNIVINKAITLQAKNRAVIRGNGTGSVIKIKSSNVSLINLKIENSGNSHTNIDAGISCENSNLVRIENNDISNSLFGIDFKQCNESKIVDNRITSKPVSLGLRGDAIRLWYSHNNEISHNYIYESRDMVIWYSSGNTIKNNYGRDGRYSLHFMYAGKNLVENNKFEFNSVGIFFMFSSGSLVRNNHVSNSTGPFGVGIGMKDTSDFTLENNVLMYNARGLYIDQSPFQPGTINTYSKNQILYNTTGVHFHATQHKSVFENNDLIGNMEIAINDTPDSKVLENEWRENYFDDYEGFDRDKDGYGDMPYASYSYADRLWQHSPSLRFFYGSTAISALNFLARLAPFSEPEMLLSDKRPKMRANYE, via the coding sequence ATGCTTAAAATTTTGCTTTGTTTATTAGTGTTTTTAAACTTCTTATACTCAAATCCTCTTCAAGAAGCGATTAATAGTGCCGAACCCGGTGACATAATAACACTTGATGACGGAATTTACGAAGGAAACATTGTAATAAACAAAGCAATAACTTTACAAGCTAAAAACAGAGCCGTCATAAGAGGCAACGGAACAGGAAGCGTTATTAAAATAAAAAGCTCAAATGTATCTTTGATCAACTTAAAGATTGAAAATAGCGGCAACAGCCACACAAATATAGATGCAGGCATAAGTTGCGAAAATTCAAATCTTGTCCGCATAGAAAATAACGATATATCAAATTCTTTATTCGGTATAGATTTTAAGCAGTGTAACGAGTCAAAGATCGTTGATAACCGCATAACGTCCAAGCCCGTTAGTCTAGGTCTTAGAGGCGATGCTATAAGGCTTTGGTATAGCCACAATAATGAAATTTCGCATAATTATATTTACGAATCAAGAGATATGGTTATATGGTATTCAAGCGGCAATACTATAAAAAACAACTACGGTAGAGACGGGAGATATTCGCTACACTTTATGTATGCGGGCAAAAATTTAGTAGAAAACAACAAATTTGAATTTAACTCCGTTGGAATCTTCTTTATGTTTTCTTCAGGCTCGCTTGTAAGAAATAACCATGTTTCTAACTCTACAGGGCCTTTTGGAGTGGGGATCGGCATGAAAGACACGTCCGATTTCACGCTAGAAAATAATGTCTTGATGTATAACGCAAGAGGACTATACATCGATCAAAGTCCTTTTCAGCCGGGAACCATAAACACATACTCTAAAAATCAAATTTTATACAACACTACAGGCGTTCATTTTCATGCCACTCAGCATAAAAGCGTATTTGAAAACAATGATCTGATAGGAAATATGGAGATTGCCATAAACGACACTCCTGATTCAAAAGTGCTGGAAAATGAGTGGAGAGAGAACTACTTTGATGACTATGAAGGATTTGATAGAGATAAAGATGGATACGGAGATATGCCCTATGCTAGCTACTCTTATGCCGATAGACTTTGGCAGCACTCTCCTAGTTTAAGATTTTTTTATGGCTCAACAGCAATAAGCGCCCTTAACTTTTTGGCTCGTCTGGCGCCTTTTTCCGAACCGGAAATGCTGTTAAGCGATAAAAGACCGAAAATGAGGGCAAATTATGAATAG
- a CDS encoding 4Fe-4S dicluster domain-containing protein, which translates to MNRRQFGAFSIVSLALGFGIGKILPSSHANELYLRPPGAVSNFETLCIKCGQCVQVCPYHSIDLLDISTITSVGTSYIKPEIRGCYLCDLFPCVLACPSGALDHDTTQISDVKMGIALLENQNACLAFKKEQLKQSDVTACLERKTRNEREEAVKDRIKSGLGTVCDLCVILCPVGSEAISMKEINEGKILPQIKEKCVGCGVCAEVCPPKIIKIIPNKNFSQIYKEG; encoded by the coding sequence ATGAATAGGCGACAATTTGGGGCTTTTAGTATCGTTAGTTTAGCGCTTGGATTTGGTATAGGCAAAATTTTACCAAGTAGCCATGCTAATGAGCTTTATCTAAGACCTCCGGGAGCCGTTAGTAATTTTGAAACTCTTTGCATTAAATGCGGACAATGCGTTCAGGTTTGCCCATATCATTCAATTGATTTGCTTGATATAAGCACCATAACCTCGGTAGGAACGTCTTATATCAAGCCTGAAATCAGAGGATGTTATCTGTGTGATCTTTTTCCTTGCGTTTTAGCCTGTCCTAGCGGGGCTTTAGATCACGATACTACACAGATCAGTGATGTTAAAATGGGAATAGCTCTGCTTGAAAACCAAAACGCTTGTTTGGCTTTCAAAAAAGAACAGTTAAAACAAAGCGATGTAACAGCCTGCTTGGAAAGAAAGACTCGCAACGAACGAGAAGAGGCGGTAAAAGATAGGATAAAAAGCGGACTAGGAACTGTTTGTGATCTATGCGTAATACTCTGTCCGGTAGGAAGCGAAGCTATAAGTATGAAAGAGATAAACGAGGGTAAAATTTTGCCGCAAATCAAAGAAAAATGTGTTGGATGTGGGGTTTGTGCCGAAGTTTGTCCGCCAAAGATAATAAAAATAATACCTAATAAAAATTTTAGTCAAATTTACAAGGAAGGGTAA
- a CDS encoding c-type cytochrome, producing MYKILQILVVCALIFSGCEDSKSSEKNIQNTSKVNEEATQPTKNSGGISIKKGEKPNDTNQFISYDIHGQKKVDFGLDKNETSRAIGALVMVRNPYEKINLQLLKGRLSKNFILKCSACHDDYANGIIGPSLLQKNKDEIYNMIRAYKHKEKVNVLMKDLVLQMSDEEIMSLAKEIDEFNEQFRSKK from the coding sequence ATGTATAAAATTTTACAAATTTTAGTTGTTTGTGCATTAATATTTTCAGGATGCGAAGATAGTAAAAGTTCTGAAAAAAATATTCAAAATACAAGTAAGGTCAATGAAGAAGCTACGCAACCGACAAAAAATTCAGGAGGAATTAGTATCAAAAAAGGCGAAAAGCCAAATGATACAAACCAGTTCATAAGCTATGATATTCACGGGCAAAAGAAAGTTGATTTTGGTCTTGATAAGAATGAAACCAGCAGAGCTATAGGTGCTTTAGTGATGGTTAGAAATCCTTACGAGAAGATAAATTTACAACTTTTAAAAGGGAGGCTTAGTAAAAATTTTATACTAAAATGCTCAGCATGTCATGATGACTACGCAAACGGTATCATAGGACCTTCATTGCTACAAAAAAACAAAGATGAAATTTACAATATGATAAGAGCTTATAAACATAAGGAAAAAGTTAATGTGCTAATGAAAGATTTAGTGCTTCAAATGAGCGATGAAGAGATTATGAGTTTGGCAAAAGAGATAGATGAATTTAATGAACAGTTTAGGAGCAAAAAATGA
- a CDS encoding c-type cytochrome codes for MKIGQIVIIGISVAIVGLMGYMLLSTEESNNDAKTQRMVKEEIPKKQTQNTKIESLIDSEEVKKIQELKDTVTKRSEGLSQAYLTRCAPCHGSDGKGTLAPSIAGKSKEELLVKLREYKENKIPNSLMKGLLINTPESELESLADEISKFGK; via the coding sequence ATGAAAATTGGACAAATCGTTATAATTGGCATTAGCGTCGCTATCGTTGGACTTATGGGATATATGTTGCTTAGTACCGAAGAGAGTAATAATGACGCAAAAACTCAAAGAATGGTCAAAGAAGAAATCCCGAAAAAACAAACTCAAAACACAAAAATAGAGAGCTTAATAGACAGCGAAGAGGTTAAGAAGATACAAGAGCTAAAAGATACAGTTACAAAAAGAAGTGAAGGTCTTAGTCAGGCTTACTTAACTAGATGTGCGCCTTGTCACGGCAGTGATGGCAAAGGAACTTTAGCTCCAAGTATAGCTGGAAAAAGTAAAGAAGAACTGCTAGTAAAACTTAGAGAATATAAAGAAAACAAGATACCAAATTCGCTTATGAAAGGACTTTTGATAAATACTCCTGAAAGTGAGCTTGAATCACTTGCTGATGAGATTTCAAAATTTGGCAAATAA